Proteins from a single region of Chelonoidis abingdonii isolate Lonesome George chromosome 20, CheloAbing_2.0, whole genome shotgun sequence:
- the TTC19 gene encoding tetratricopeptide repeat protein 19, mitochondrial isoform X1: MFLLPAFSLFSKNAEEGESVGTEDTIIFLLKKAKLSIMKQELEEAERILHQAIQLSHQSDNKKAIIYTYDLMANLAFLRGHLDSAEKLFKEAMRFMLAGDMKQDDNAIIEISLKLASIYAAQNQHKLALAGYEFCILTLDEKIAKYRDLPEDVLLAEERANTHLLLGLCLDSYGRYLLANKQLPGAQRMYERALQISKEVQGETHPQTVVLMNDLATVLDAQGLYDEAYTHVKRASELAKQTEHPEEHMVLNNLAGILMHREDFLQAKEVYRKALKQAELKGDTASMKHIQEELAELAERRKQSN, from the exons ATGTTTCTCCTCCCAGCTTTCTCCTTGTTCTCTAAAAATGCTGAGGAAGGGGAGAGTGTGGGGACTGAAGACACCATTATATTCCTTTTGAAGAAAGCCAAG CTCAGCATCATGAAGCAGGAGCTTGAGGAAGCGGAGCGGATTCTGCACCAAGCCATCCAACTTTCCCATCAGTCGGACAACAAGAAAGCCATCATCTATACCTATGACCTG ATGGCAAACCTTGCGTTCCTGAGGGGTCACCTGGACAGC GCAGAAAAGCTCTTCAAAGAAGCAATGAGGTTCATGCTGGCTGGGGACATGAAGCAG GATGACAATGCCATCATTGAAATATCTCTCAAGCTGGCCAGTATCTATGCTGCTCAGAACCA ACACAAGCTGGCTCTCGCTGGCTATGAGTTCTGCATTCTGACCCTGGATGAGAAGATAGCCAAATACAGGGACTTGCCTGAGGATGTCCTCCTAG CAGAGGAAAGAGCCAACACACATCTCCTGCTTGGTCTGTGCCTGGACTCATATGGTCGCTACCTCCTGGCCAACAAACAGCTACCTGGGGCCCAAAGAATGTATGAGAGGGCACTTCAGATCTCCAAGGAAGTCCAGGGAGAGACCCATCCCCAG ACTGTGGTACTGATGAATGACTTGGCAACTGTACTGGATGCCCAGGGCCTCTATGATGAGGCATATACACATGTGAAGAGGGCATCTGAATTGGCAAAGCAGACTGAGCACCCGGAGGAGCACATGGTGCTGAATAACCTTGCAGGAATTCTGATGCACAGAG AAGACTTTCTGCAAGCAAAAGAGGTGTACAGAAAAGCCCTGAAACAGGCAGAGCTGAAGGGAGACACTGCATCCATGAAGCACATACAGGAGGAACTAGCAGAGCTGGCCGAGAGGAGAAAGCAGTCAAACTGA
- the TTC19 gene encoding tetratricopeptide repeat protein 19, mitochondrial isoform X3 — MKQELEEAERILHQAIQLSHQSDNKKAIIYTYDLMANLAFLRGHLDSAEKLFKEAMRFMLAGDMKQDDNAIIEISLKLASIYAAQNQHKLALAGYEFCILTLDEKIAKYRDLPEDVLLAEERANTHLLLGLCLDSYGRYLLANKQLPGAQRMYERALQISKEVQGETHPQTVVLMNDLATVLDAQGLYDEAYTHVKRASELAKQTEHPEEHMVLNNLAGILMHREDFLQAKEVYRKALKQAELKGDTASMKHIQEELAELAERRKQSN; from the exons ATGAAGCAGGAGCTTGAGGAAGCGGAGCGGATTCTGCACCAAGCCATCCAACTTTCCCATCAGTCGGACAACAAGAAAGCCATCATCTATACCTATGACCTG ATGGCAAACCTTGCGTTCCTGAGGGGTCACCTGGACAGC GCAGAAAAGCTCTTCAAAGAAGCAATGAGGTTCATGCTGGCTGGGGACATGAAGCAG GATGACAATGCCATCATTGAAATATCTCTCAAGCTGGCCAGTATCTATGCTGCTCAGAACCA ACACAAGCTGGCTCTCGCTGGCTATGAGTTCTGCATTCTGACCCTGGATGAGAAGATAGCCAAATACAGGGACTTGCCTGAGGATGTCCTCCTAG CAGAGGAAAGAGCCAACACACATCTCCTGCTTGGTCTGTGCCTGGACTCATATGGTCGCTACCTCCTGGCCAACAAACAGCTACCTGGGGCCCAAAGAATGTATGAGAGGGCACTTCAGATCTCCAAGGAAGTCCAGGGAGAGACCCATCCCCAG ACTGTGGTACTGATGAATGACTTGGCAACTGTACTGGATGCCCAGGGCCTCTATGATGAGGCATATACACATGTGAAGAGGGCATCTGAATTGGCAAAGCAGACTGAGCACCCGGAGGAGCACATGGTGCTGAATAACCTTGCAGGAATTCTGATGCACAGAG AAGACTTTCTGCAAGCAAAAGAGGTGTACAGAAAAGCCCTGAAACAGGCAGAGCTGAAGGGAGACACTGCATCCATGAAGCACATACAGGAGGAACTAGCAGAGCTGGCCGAGAGGAGAAAGCAGTCAAACTGA
- the TTC19 gene encoding tetratricopeptide repeat protein 19, mitochondrial isoform X2, with product MFLLPAFSLFSKNAEEGESVGTEDTIIFLLKKAKLSIMKQELEEAERILHQAIQLSHQSDNKKAIIYTYDLMANLAFLRGHLDSAEKLFKEAMRFMLAGDMKQDDNAIIEISLKLASIYAAQNQHKLALAGYEFCILTLDEKIAKYRDLPEDVLLAEERANTHLLLGLCLDSYGRYLLANKQLPGAQRMYERALQISKEVQGETHPQTVVLMNDLATVLDAQGLYDEAYTHVKRASELAKQTEHPEEHMVLNNLAGILMHRDFLQAKEVYRKALKQAELKGDTASMKHIQEELAELAERRKQSN from the exons ATGTTTCTCCTCCCAGCTTTCTCCTTGTTCTCTAAAAATGCTGAGGAAGGGGAGAGTGTGGGGACTGAAGACACCATTATATTCCTTTTGAAGAAAGCCAAG CTCAGCATCATGAAGCAGGAGCTTGAGGAAGCGGAGCGGATTCTGCACCAAGCCATCCAACTTTCCCATCAGTCGGACAACAAGAAAGCCATCATCTATACCTATGACCTG ATGGCAAACCTTGCGTTCCTGAGGGGTCACCTGGACAGC GCAGAAAAGCTCTTCAAAGAAGCAATGAGGTTCATGCTGGCTGGGGACATGAAGCAG GATGACAATGCCATCATTGAAATATCTCTCAAGCTGGCCAGTATCTATGCTGCTCAGAACCA ACACAAGCTGGCTCTCGCTGGCTATGAGTTCTGCATTCTGACCCTGGATGAGAAGATAGCCAAATACAGGGACTTGCCTGAGGATGTCCTCCTAG CAGAGGAAAGAGCCAACACACATCTCCTGCTTGGTCTGTGCCTGGACTCATATGGTCGCTACCTCCTGGCCAACAAACAGCTACCTGGGGCCCAAAGAATGTATGAGAGGGCACTTCAGATCTCCAAGGAAGTCCAGGGAGAGACCCATCCCCAG ACTGTGGTACTGATGAATGACTTGGCAACTGTACTGGATGCCCAGGGCCTCTATGATGAGGCATATACACATGTGAAGAGGGCATCTGAATTGGCAAAGCAGACTGAGCACCCGGAGGAGCACATGGTGCTGAATAACCTTGCAGGAATTCTGATGCACAGAG ACTTTCTGCAAGCAAAAGAGGTGTACAGAAAAGCCCTGAAACAGGCAGAGCTGAAGGGAGACACTGCATCCATGAAGCACATACAGGAGGAACTAGCAGAGCTGGCCGAGAGGAGAAAGCAGTCAAACTGA